The nucleotide sequence CGTAATAGTCAGCAATTTCCCGACTCGCGGTCAGCACGCCCGCATCGTAGGCACTCAAACCAAACTCGCTCATGAAGCGCGCTTTCTTCTCATCTGGCAACTCGGGCAATGTTTTGCGCACAGCACTGATAAAGTCGTCATCCAGCACCAGCGGCAACAAATCTGGATCAGGGAAGTAACGATAGTCCATCGCTTCTTCTTTGGAACGCATGGAACGCGTTTCACCCTTGTCTGCATCGTACAAGCGAGTTTCTTGCACCACTTTGCCGCCGCTTTCAATCAGCGCAATCTGGCGATCCACTTCGTAGTTAATCGCCCGCTCGACGAAACGGAAAGAGTTCAGGTTTTTGATTTCTGCGCGCGTACCAAATTTCTCCTGGCCTTTAGGACGCACGGACACGTTGGCATCACAACGGAACGAACCTTCCTGCATGTTGCCGTCGCACACTTCCAGATAACGCACCAGGCTATGGATTTTTTTCATGTAGGCAACAGCTTCTTTGGCGCTGCGCAAATCCGGCTCGGAAACGATTTCCAGCAGCGGCGTGCCAGCACGATTCAAATCGATACCGGTCATGCCCTGAAAATCTTCGTGCAGCGATTTACCCGCATCTTCTTCCAGATGCGCGCGAGTAATGCCTACGGTTTTAACCACGCCATCATCCAGCTCAATATCAATACTACCTTTGC is from Gammaproteobacteria bacterium and encodes:
- the gatB gene encoding Asp-tRNA(Asn)/Glu-tRNA(Gln) amidotransferase subunit GatB — its product is MEWEVVIGLEIHAQLATKSKIFSGASTAYGAMPNTQACAVDLGLPGVLPVLNKEAVKMAVKFGLANNCEITRRSVFARKNYFYPDLPKGYQISQFELPVVGKGSIDIELDDGVVKTVGITRAHLEEDAGKSLHEDFQGMTGIDLNRAGTPLLEIVSEPDLRSAKEAVAYMKKIHSLVRYLEVCDGNMQEGSFRCDANVSVRPKGQEKFGTRAEIKNLNSFRFVERAINYEVDRQIALIESGGKVVQETRLYDADKGETRSMRSKEEAMDYRYFPDPDLLPLVLDDDFISAVRKTLPELPDEKKARFMSEFGLSAYDAGVLTASREIADYYEATIKAAGGEPKLCANWVMGDFSGFLNKEGKEIPDAPVSAQMLGGMIKRIADNTISGKIAKTVFEAMWNGEGDADQIIDA